In Vigna radiata var. radiata cultivar VC1973A chromosome 3, Vradiata_ver6, whole genome shotgun sequence, the following proteins share a genomic window:
- the LOC106757774 gene encoding ubiquitin-conjugating enzyme E2 variant 1C, with amino-acid sequence MTLGSAGSSVVVPRNFRLLEELEKGEKGIGDGTVSYGMDDGDDIYMRSWTGTIIGPYNTVHEGRIYQLKLFCDKDYPEKPPTVRFHSRINMTCVNHETGVVESKKFGLLANWHRRFTMEDILTQLKKEMAASHNRKLIQPPEGTCY; translated from the exons ATGACGCTTGGCTCTGCGGGATCCAGTGTCGTGG TTCCGAGGAACTTCAGATTGCTGGAGGAACTtgaaaagggagaaaaaggaATTGGAGATGGCACAGTTAGCTATGGAATGGACGATGGTGATGATATTTACATGCGCTCTTGGACTGGCACCATTATTGGCCCctataat ACTGTACACGAAGGAAGAATTTATCAATTGAAGTTGTTTTGTGATAAAGATTACCCAGAAAAGCCTCCAACTGTTCGGTTTCATTCACGGATCAATATGACTTGTGTTAATCATGAAACTGGAGTG GTTGAATCAAAGAAATTTGGTCTTCTTGCAAATTGGCATCGAAGGTTTACCATGGAAGATATATTGACCCAACTGAAGAAGGAAATGGCGGCTTCACATAACCGCAAGCTTATCCAGCCTCCTGAAGGTACTTGCTATTAG